One part of the Perognathus longimembris pacificus isolate PPM17 chromosome 10, ASM2315922v1, whole genome shotgun sequence genome encodes these proteins:
- the Lmod3 gene encoding leiomodin-3, which produces MSEHSRNSDVEDLVGEEIDEDEILANLSPEELKALQSEMEIMAPDPHLPVSMIQRDQTDKPPTGNFDHKSLVDYMYWQKASRRMLEDERVPNAFVQSEENVREYHEDRDRGVKNVPQFLKDKLNNEIVAHKRESKGSNSVQETDDDDDNDEDEDEEEEEEDDDEEEEEDEDEDDGEESDGKTNREKENEAKEQTRNGESNSPRVTTKALEDQKDRSEPQETSGKKIAKLDPKKLALDTSFLKISARPSGNQTDLDGSLRRVRQNDPDMKELNLNNIENIPKDMLLDFVNAMKKNKHIKTLSLANVGADESVAFALANMLRENRSITTLNIESNFITGKGIVAIMRCLQFNETLTELRFHNQRHMLGHQAEMEISRLLKANNTLLKMGYHFELPGPRMVVTNLLTRNQDKRRQKRQEEQKQQQLKEQRKLIAMLENGLGLPPGMWEMLGGPMPDSRMQEFLQAPPGRPPNPPAMPFGRRNEMMKNPSQPPKYQTDPDSFRVVKLKRIQRKSRMPEAREQPEKTNLKDVIKTLKPVPRNRPPPLVEITPRDQLLNDIRHSNVAYLKPVQLPKELE; this is translated from the exons ATGTCGGAGCACAGCAGGAATTCCGATGTAGAAGATCTTGTTGGTGAGGAGATTGATGAGGATGAGATCTTGGCCAACTTGTCCCCTGAAGAGCTGAAGGCACTGCAGTCGGAAATGGAAATCATGGCCCCTGACCCCCACCTGCCTGTGAGCATGATTCAGAGAGATCAGACCGACAAGCCACCCACTGGAAACTTCGACCATAAATCTCTGGTTGATTATATGTATTGGCAAAAGGCATCTAGGCGAATGCTGGAAGATGAACGGGTTCCTAACGCCTTCGTACAATCTGAG GAAAACGTTCGAGAATACCATGAAGACAGAGACAGGGGTGTTAAAAATGTGCCccagtttttaaaagataaactgAATAATGAAATAGTTGCACATAAAAGAGAATCAAAGGGCAGCAACAGTGTACAAGaaacagatgatgatgatgacaatgatgaagatgaagatgaagaagaagaagaagaagatgatgatgaagaagaagaagaagatgaagatgaagatgatggtgAAGAGAGTGATGGAAAAAccaatagagagaaagaaaatgaagcaaaggAACAGACTCGCAATGGTGAGAGCAATAGCCCAAGGGTCACTACAAAAGCATTGGAAGACCAGAAAGACAGGTCTGAGCCCCAAGAAACAAGtgggaaaaaaatagcaaagctAGATCCTAAGAAGTTAGCTCTAGATACTAGTTTTCTTAAGATAAGTGCAAGGCCTTCAGGAAATCAAACCGACCTGGATGGCAGCCTGAGGCGAGTGAGACAGAATGACCCTGACATGAAAGAACTCAACCTGAACAACATCGAGAACATCCCCAAAGACATGTTACTGGACTTCGTCAATGccatgaagaaaaacaaacacatcaaaACGCTCAGCTTAGCAAACGTGGGTGCCGATGAGAGTGTGGCCTTTGCCTTGGCCAACATGCTGCGGGAGAACAGAAGTATCACCACCCTCAACATCGAGTCCAACTTCATCACTGGCAAAGGCATTGTGGCCATCATGCGGTGCCTACAGTTTAACGAGACCCTCACCGAACTTCGTTTTCACAACCAGAGGCACATGCTGGGCCACCAGGCAGAAATGGAGATCTCCAGGCTCTTGAAGGCCAACAATACTCTCTTGAAGATGGGCTACCATTTTGAGCTGCCAGGCCCCCGGATGGTGGTGACTAATCTGCTCACTAGAAATCAGGATAAACGGAGGCAGAAAAGACAAGAAGAACAAAAGCAACAGCAACTCAAAGAGCAGAGGAAGTTGATAGCCATGTTGGAGAACGGTCTGGGGCTGCCCCCTGGAATGTGGGAGATGTTAGGGGGGCCCATGCCAGATTCTAGAATGCAAGAGTTCCTTCAGGCTCCCCCTGGACGGCCTCCCAACCCCCCAGCCATGCCCTTTGGACGAAGGAATGAAATGATGAAAAacccatctcagcctccaaagtaccaGACAGACCCCGACTCCTTCCGGGTGGTGAAACTGAAGAGGATTCAGCGCAAATCTCGCATGCCAGAAGCCAGAGAACAACCTGAGAAAACCAACCTGAAAGACGTGATCAAAACACTCAAACCAGTGCCCAGAAACAGGCCACCCCCGCTGGTGGAAATCACTCCCAGAGATCAGCTCCTGAACGACATTCGTCACAGCAATGTCGCCTATCTGAAACCT